A section of the Ignavibacteriales bacterium genome encodes:
- the nrfD gene encoding polysulfide reductase NrfD has product MAFGISVVALLIGAVSLWLTVYYGIGMWGNNSTIGWGFGIINFVFWIGIGHAGTLISAILYLFRQKWRTGIARFAEAMTIFAVMTAGLFPIFHTGRPWLAGYLIPYPNQNSLWVNFNSPLLWDVFAVSTYFTISLVFWGIGLVPDIAAMRERAKSGIKKFFYTIGSLGWKNSNRNWQNYERAYLILAGLSTPLVLSVHSIVSFDFAVSILPGWHTTIFPPYFVAGAIFSGFGMVATVLILLRKAFHVEHIITINHLETMNKILLATGTMVGYAYGMELFIAWYSGNQFEQFAFINRIWGPYMWAYWIMVSCNVGFPQLFWFKKVRRSIPIMLVIVILVNVGMWFERFVIIVTSLHRDFLPSSWAMFYPTLVDFGLLLGSFGFFFTLLLLFLRVLPAVSIAELKAVTPQAQPTIHLNGHNGHAEEVHLNHENA; this is encoded by the coding sequence ATGGCATTTGGTATAAGCGTGGTAGCGTTATTGATAGGCGCGGTGTCATTATGGCTGACGGTTTATTATGGTATCGGAATGTGGGGTAACAACAGCACTATAGGATGGGGATTCGGTATTATTAACTTTGTATTCTGGATCGGTATCGGTCACGCAGGTACGCTGATCTCCGCTATATTGTATCTATTCAGGCAGAAGTGGAGAACAGGTATCGCGAGATTTGCTGAAGCGATGACGATATTTGCCGTTATGACGGCGGGACTATTCCCGATATTTCACACAGGACGTCCATGGCTGGCAGGTTACCTGATACCATATCCAAACCAGAACTCACTTTGGGTAAACTTTAACTCACCTCTACTGTGGGACGTATTCGCGGTTTCGACATACTTTACCATTTCGCTGGTATTCTGGGGAATCGGTTTGGTACCTGATATCGCGGCAATGAGGGAGAGAGCAAAGAGCGGAATAAAGAAATTCTTTTACACGATAGGAAGTCTGGGCTGGAAGAACTCGAACAGGAACTGGCAGAATTACGAAAGAGCTTACCTGATATTAGCAGGTCTTTCAACTCCGCTGGTGCTTTCGGTACACTCCATAGTTAGCTTTGACTTCGCGGTATCGATATTGCCGGGATGGCATACAACGATATTCCCTCCATACTTTGTCGCGGGCGCTATATTCTCGGGATTTGGTATGGTGGCGACGGTGCTGATATTATTGAGAAAGGCTTTTCATGTAGAGCATATCATTACTATCAATCACCTCGAGACGATGAACAAGATATTGCTTGCGACGGGTACAATGGTAGGTTACGCATACGGAATGGAGCTTTTCATTGCATGGTACAGCGGAAATCAATTCGAACAATTTGCATTTATTAACAGGATATGGGGTCCGTACATGTGGGCTTACTGGATCATGGTCTCATGTAACGTAGGATTCCCGCAGTTATTCTGGTTTAAGAAAGTAAGAAGAAGTATCCCAATAATGCTTGTGATCGTTATACTGGTTAACGTTGGTATGTGGTTCGAGAGGTTTGTTATTATTGTTACGTCGCTTCACAGGGACTTCCTGCCATCGAGTTGGGCTATGTTTTACCCAACGCTCGTCGATTTCGGATTGTTGCTGGGAAGTTTTGGATTCTTCTTTACGTTGTTGTTATTATTCCTGAGAGTACTGCCGGCTGTCTCGATAGCAGAGCTTAAGGCAGTTACACCGCAAGCTCAGCCCACTATACATTTGAACGGGCATAACGGACACGCGGAGGAAGTTCATCTAAATCACGAGAACGCATAA
- a CDS encoding DUF3341 domain-containing protein, which produces MGIDPRSNEIYCVAGLFNTPDEIMIAADKVSSEYSDFDVHTPYPVHGLDDAMKLKPTKLGYFSFTFGLIGTISALLMIGWMSGIDYQSIVGGKPFFTIPPAIPITFELTVLLSGLTTVGVMLFLLNKLPWTNNPLMDTEYMKRVSSDKFGVIIRASDPKFNKEEAINFLKSAGSYDVSIIDKFERREDNTRAPIFEKKFLGILVMTAIVVALGTYVTLNWVLFQPPFDFMWSQEKVTPQQPSTFFSDGFSERIPPEGTVMRGVLPYEYKGLPDSVVKYLSNPLPFSKEVLEKGQNRFNTFCSPCHGYYGEGDSRLRGQFPNPPTLQSEKVRNWSDGNIYHVITNGQNVMPSYASQVSREDRWAIIHYIRVLQRSKNATDQDVGATDSTSTTVQTQDTTKQIQADTTKK; this is translated from the coding sequence ATGGGTATCGATCCCCGGTCTAACGAGATTTATTGCGTAGCCGGGCTGTTTAATACTCCTGACGAGATCATGATAGCCGCAGACAAGGTGTCTTCGGAATACAGTGATTTCGACGTTCATACTCCTTACCCTGTACACGGTCTGGATGACGCGATGAAATTAAAGCCGACGAAGCTCGGTTATTTCTCGTTTACGTTCGGTCTGATAGGAACCATTTCTGCGTTATTGATGATAGGATGGATGTCGGGAATAGATTACCAGAGTATTGTAGGCGGTAAGCCGTTCTTCACTATTCCTCCGGCAATTCCGATCACTTTCGAGCTTACTGTGTTATTGTCCGGCTTAACGACGGTTGGAGTTATGTTATTCCTTTTGAATAAACTTCCGTGGACTAACAACCCGTTGATGGATACCGAATACATGAAGAGGGTGTCATCGGACAAGTTCGGTGTAATAATAAGAGCAAGCGATCCGAAGTTTAATAAAGAAGAAGCAATCAACTTCCTGAAAAGCGCGGGAAGCTATGACGTAAGCATTATAGATAAGTTCGAGCGCAGAGAAGACAATACAAGAGCTCCGATATTCGAGAAGAAGTTCCTCGGAATACTGGTGATGACTGCGATAGTGGTGGCGCTTGGTACATACGTGACATTGAACTGGGTGTTGTTCCAGCCTCCGTTCGATTTTATGTGGTCACAGGAAAAAGTAACACCACAGCAACCTTCGACATTCTTTTCGGATGGATTTTCAGAGAGGATCCCGCCGGAGGGAACAGTGATGAGAGGTGTGCTTCCTTATGAATATAAAGGGCTCCCGGATTCGGTGGTTAAGTATCTGTCAAACCCGCTTCCATTCTCTAAAGAGGTTTTGGAAAAGGGTCAGAACAGATTTAACACTTTTTGCAGCCCGTGTCACGGTTATTATGGTGAAGGCGACAGCAGACTGAGGGGACAATTCCCGAACCCGCCGACGCTTCAGAGTGAAAAAGTAAGGAACTGGTCAGACGGAAATATTTATCACGTAATTACAAACGGACAGAACGTAATGCCCAGCTATGCGAGCCAGGTGTCACGCGAGGACAGATGGGCAATTATACATTATATAAGAGTCCTGCAGAGGTCAAAGAATGCAACTGATCAGGATGTCGGCGCAACGGATTCGACCTCGACGACAGTGCAGACGCAGGACACAACTAAACAGATTCAAGCAGACACTACAAAAAAATAA
- a CDS encoding quinol:cytochrome C oxidoreductase, which produces MTTGFILLAIGAIGIGLSFVVDSERAMFNYLIMYMFILSISVGSLGLVGMEYLTGASWSTPFRRISEFLSSVIPLLIILVVPLILGLHTLYEWSHKEAVANDPLLQSKEPYLNVTFFIVRVIATYLIWLLFYFVFIRNSRKQDTTKDPRLTKISVRFSAPFAPLFMITLTIAAIDFIMSLEPHWFSTMFGVYYFAGTVLSAFAALTLVSVMLKQNGYLSSKISNSHFYSMGVLMFAFTVFWAYIGFSQFMLIWYADMPEETFWFMLRTHGTWKMVSYGLLVIHFIIPFLVLIPRSVKTNISRLKVMAIWLLFAHYYDLYWMIMPTYTHRMGSENAVFGWIEIVYPLAAVGLFMIMFSMQAKRNNLMPIGDPKLESGLNFHLY; this is translated from the coding sequence ATGACAACCGGTTTTATACTGTTAGCAATTGGAGCCATAGGGATAGGGCTGTCCTTTGTAGTGGACAGCGAAAGGGCGATGTTCAATTATCTCATTATGTACATGTTCATTTTGAGTATCTCGGTAGGTTCGCTTGGTCTTGTTGGAATGGAGTATCTCACGGGCGCTTCATGGAGCACACCGTTTAGAAGGATAAGTGAATTTTTGTCGTCGGTGATCCCATTGCTTATAATATTAGTGGTTCCGTTAATATTGGGATTACATACTCTATACGAATGGTCTCATAAGGAAGCAGTTGCGAACGATCCGTTACTGCAAAGTAAGGAACCGTATCTGAATGTAACGTTCTTCATAGTAAGAGTAATAGCAACATATCTGATCTGGCTTTTGTTCTATTTTGTTTTTATAAGGAACTCAAGGAAACAAGATACAACAAAAGACCCGAGACTTACAAAGATCAGCGTAAGGTTTTCCGCTCCGTTTGCTCCGTTGTTTATGATAACGCTTACGATAGCGGCAATTGATTTTATAATGAGCCTGGAACCGCACTGGTTTTCGACGATGTTTGGTGTTTATTATTTCGCAGGCACGGTGCTGTCGGCTTTCGCGGCTCTGACACTTGTATCGGTGATGCTTAAGCAGAACGGTTACCTTAGTTCAAAGATATCCAATTCGCATTTTTACAGTATGGGTGTGCTGATGTTCGCATTCACTGTATTCTGGGCCTACATAGGATTTTCACAGTTCATGCTGATATGGTATGCAGACATGCCGGAAGAGACATTCTGGTTTATGCTCAGGACACACGGTACATGGAAAATGGTATCGTACGGATTGCTGGTGATTCATTTCATTATTCCGTTCCTCGTGCTTATTCCAAGATCGGTAAAGACGAATATATCAAGATTAAAGGTCATGGCGATATGGCTGTTATTCGCACACTACTATGACCTGTACTGGATGATAATGCCGACATATACTCACAGAATGGGAAGCGAGAACGCGGTGTTTGGATGGATAGAGATAGTGTATCCGTTAGCCGCGGTAGGTTTATTTATGATAATGTTTAGCATGCAGGCGAAAAGAAATAACCTGATGCCTATAGGTGACCCGAAGCTTGAGAGCGGATTGAATTTCCATCTTTACTAA
- a CDS encoding cytochrome c has protein sequence MDNIREYEIKPDEEVIKSPKERVNLTGVYALIYFVVLVAIVSIGTMYLSKLGYMTSTKMVPFTISDTAQVTPLGELPVKKGSTTEPVDVSMYQTPDARIIETGKQLFASNCASCHGETGQGNGPAGASLNPPPRNFTSLDNWKNGYTIEGMYKTLMEGIPNTGMASFSNLPPKQRLDLISYVRTFNPQFPPITSADLQQLDATYHLSEGEKQPNQIPVSMAMDKLLEENKPVNTEIKDAIGKIENDNSAGAELLRRVSNDIAKTVTALFNDKSWASSEGTFVAFVSTNPLQKGFRAHVDDFTAEEWTTLYAYLRSVINNNVQVEENNGQEKQTTQNQVQPK, from the coding sequence ATGGACAATATTAGAGAATACGAAATAAAACCCGATGAAGAGGTAATAAAATCTCCTAAGGAGAGAGTTAATCTCACGGGAGTTTATGCTCTGATCTATTTTGTTGTGCTTGTTGCCATAGTCAGCATCGGCACGATGTATCTCAGCAAGCTCGGCTACATGACATCGACGAAGATGGTTCCATTTACGATATCCGATACCGCGCAGGTGACACCATTGGGTGAGCTTCCCGTAAAGAAGGGCAGTACTACAGAACCAGTAGATGTTTCGATGTATCAAACTCCCGACGCAAGGATAATCGAGACAGGCAAACAGCTTTTCGCGTCTAACTGCGCGAGCTGTCACGGTGAAACAGGCCAGGGAAACGGTCCGGCAGGGGCTTCTCTGAATCCTCCCCCGAGGAATTTTACGAGCCTGGATAACTGGAAAAACGGTTATACTATAGAGGGAATGTACAAGACTTTGATGGAAGGTATACCAAACACGGGAATGGCATCGTTTTCGAATCTTCCGCCGAAGCAAAGGCTGGATCTGATCTCTTATGTGAGAACATTTAACCCGCAGTTCCCGCCGATAACAAGCGCGGATCTCCAGCAACTGGATGCAACATATCATTTATCAGAAGGGGAGAAACAGCCTAACCAGATCCCGGTAAGCATGGCAATGGATAAACTGCTTGAGGAAAACAAGCCTGTAAATACCGAGATCAAAGATGCGATCGGAAAAATTGAAAATGATAATTCAGCCGGAGCGGAACTGCTGAGAAGGGTAAGCAATGATATAGCCAAGACAGTTACCGCGCTGTTTAATGATAAAAGCTGGGCTTCAAGCGAGGGCACATTCGTTGCATTCGTATCGACAAACCCGCTGCAAAAAGGATTCAGAGCGCATGTGGACGATTTTACTGCAGAAGAGTGGACAACATTGTATGCGTATTTAAGAAGTGTAATAAACAATAATGTACAGGTGGAGGAAAATAATGGACAAGAAAAACAGACGACACAGAACCAGGTACAACCGAAGTAA